Proteins from one Phocoena sinus isolate mPhoSin1 chromosome 8, mPhoSin1.pri, whole genome shotgun sequence genomic window:
- the ADAMTS8 gene encoding LOW QUALITY PROTEIN: A disintegrin and metalloproteinase with thrombospondin motifs 8 (The sequence of the model RefSeq protein was modified relative to this genomic sequence to represent the inferred CDS: inserted 1 base in 1 codon) gives MSKPGRKYKYEGLGSPLGASRGGEKAGAEDAHAAGAPVARDRLGGRAREQRQRRQPEGPPGNRRRQAPTGHAAGQPPELLPAGTAAGPPAPARAGPASSIARAAAAAPMPRAAPRWPPLLLLLLLLPPPPPPPLARGAPARPGGGGPASALVVPTRLPGGAGELALHLSAFGRDFELRLAPDASFLAPEFKVERLGGSGGAAGGEQELRSCFFSGTVNGEPESLAAVSLCRGLSGSFLLDGEEFTIQPQGAGGSLHQPHRLQRWGPGRAAAAQAQPLPGAPEWEAEKGEGRRQEDDEQGKDEEAEGASEPPPTLGATSRTKRFVSEARFVETLLVADASMAAFYGADLQNHVLTLMSVAAHIYKHPSIRNSINLMVVKVLIVEDERWGPEVSDNGGLTLRNFCRWQRRFNQPSDRHPEHFDTAILLTRQNFCGKEGLCDTLGVADIGTICDPSKSCSVIEDEGLQAAYTLAHELGHVLSMPHDDSKPCARLFGPLSKHHMMAPLFVHLNETLPWSPCSAMYLTELLDGGHGDCLLDAPTSALPLPTGLPGRRALYELDQQCKQIFGLGFRHCPNTSAQDICAQLWCHMDGAEPLCHTKNGSLPWADGTPCGPGSLCLDGSCLPEEEVEKPKAVVDGGWSPWGPWGECSRTCGGGVQFSHRECEDPEPQNGGRYCLGQRAKYQSCHTEECPPDGKSFREQQCEKYNAYNYTDVDGNLLQWVPKYAGVSPRDRCKLFCRARGRSEFKXFEAKVIDGTLCGPETLAICVRGQCVKAGCDHVVDSPRKLDKCGVCGGKGNSCRKVSGSLNPSSYGYNDIVTIPAGATNIDVKQRSHPGIQNDGNYLALKTADGQYLLNGNLAISAVEQDILVKGTILKYSGSITSLERLQSFWPLPEPLTVQLLTAPGELFPPKVKYTFFVPNDVNFSIQSSKERATTNVIQPLLNAQWVLGDWSECSSSCGAGWQRRAVECRDPRGQASTTCDEALKPEDAKPCGSQPCAP, from the exons ATGTCAAAGCCGGGAAGGAAGTATAAATACGAAGGGCTCGGCAGCCCACTCGGTGCTTCCCggggtggggagaaggcaggggcGGAGGACGCGCACGCGGCCGGGGCGCCAGTTGCTCGCGATCGGCTGGGCGGGAGGGCGCGGGAGCAGCGGCAGCGCCGCCAGCCGGAGGGGCCGCCCGGGAACCGCCGCCGCCAGGCGCCCACGGGCCACGCGGCCGGCCAGCCGCCCGAGCTCCTGCCCGCGGGGACAGCGGCCGGGCCGCCAGCACCTGCCCGCGCCGGGCCCGCTTCCTCCATCGCCCGCGCCGCAGCCGCAGCCCCCATGCCCCGCGCCGCCCCCCGGTGGCCGccgctcctgctgctgctgctgctgctgccgccgccgccgccgccgccgctcgccCGCGGCGCCCCGGCCAGGCCTGGAGGCGGGGGGCCGGCCTCGGCGCTGGTGGTGCCCACGCGGTTGCCGGGCGGCGCGGGCGAGCTCGCGCTCCACCTGTCCGCCTTCGGCCGCGACTTCGAGCTGCGCCTGGCGCCCGACGCCAGCTTCCTGGCGCCCGAGTTCAAGGTCGAGCGCCTCGGGGGCTCCGGCGGGGCGGCCGGGGGCGAGCAGGAGCTGCGCAGCTGCTTCTTCTCGGGCACGGTGAACGGGGAGCCCGAGTCGCTGGCGGCCGTCAGCCTGTGCCGCGGGCTGAGCGGCTCCTTCCTGCTGGACGGCGAGGAGTTCACCATCCAGCCTCAGGGCGCGGGGGGCTCCTTGCACCAGCCGCACCGCCTGCAGCGCTGGGGGCCCGGGCGCGCAGCCGCCGCCCAAGCCCAGCCCTTGCCGGGAGCGCCCGAGTGGGAGGCGGAGAAGGGAGAGGGTCGGAGGCAGGAGGACGACGAGCAGGGCAAAGACGAGGAGGCAGAAGGCGCCAGCGAGCCGCCGCCGACCCTGGGGGCCACAAGTAGGACCAAGCGGTTTGTGTCTGAGGCTCGCTTCGTGGAAACGCTGCTGGTGGCCGATGCGTCCATGGCTGCTTTCTACGGAGCCGACCTGCAG AACCACGTCCTGACGCTGATGTCTGTGGCGGCCCACATCTACAAGCACCCCAGCATCAGGAACTCCATCAACCTGATGGTGGTGAAGGTGCTGATCGTGGAGGATGAGAGATGGGGCCCCGAGGTGTCCGACAACGGCGGGCTGACACTACGCAACTTCTGCCGCTGGCAGCGGCGCTTCAACCAGCCCAGCGACCGGCACCCCGAGCACTTTGACACGGCCATCCTGCTCACCAGACAG AACTTCTGCGGGAAGGAGGGCTTGTGTGACACCCTGGGCGTGGCGGACATTGGCACCATCTGTGACCCCAGCAAGAGCTGCTCCGTGATCGAGGACGAGGGCCTGCAGGCGGCCTACACTCTGGCCCACGAGCTCG GGCACGTCCTCAGCATGCCCCACGACGACTCCAAGCCCTGTGCTCGGCTCTTCGGGCCCCTGAGCAAGCACCACATGATGGCGCCCCTCTTCGTCCACCTGAACGAGACGCTGCCCTGGTCCCCCTGCAGCGCCATGTACCTCACGGAGCTCCTGGACGGCGGGCACG GAGACTGTCTCCTGGACGCCCCTACCtcggccctgcctctgcccacagGCCTCCCAGGCCGCAGGGCCCTCTACGAGCTGGACCAACAGTGCAAGCAGATCTTTGGGCTGGGCTTCCGCCACTGCCCCAACACCTCTGCTCAGGACATCTGTGCCCAGCTCTGGTGCCACATGGATGGCGCCGAGCCCCTTTGCCACACGAAGAATGGCAGCCTGCCCTGGGCGGACGGGACGCCTTGCGGGCCCGGGAGCCTCTGCTTGGATGGCAGCTGCCTGCCTGAGGAGGAAGTAGAGAAGCCCAAG GCCGTGGTGGATGGAGGCTGGTCCCCGTGGGGACCCTGGGGAGAATGTTCACGGACCTGCGGAGGAGGAGTACAGTTTTCACACCGCGAGTGCGAGGACCCCGAGCCTCAGAACGGAGGGAGATACTGCCTGGGTCAGAGAGCCAAGTACCAATCGTGCCACACGGAGGAGTGCCCCCCTGATG GGAAAAGCTTCAGGGAGCAGCAGTGTGAGAAGTACAATGCCTACAATTACACGGACGTGGATGGGAACCTGCTGCAGTGGGTCCCCAAGTACGCAGGGGTGTCCCCCCGGGACCGCTGCAAGCTGTTCTGCCGAGCCCGGGGGCGGAGTGAGTTCA TGTTCGAAGCCAAG gTGATCGACGGCACCCTGTGCGGGCCCGAGACTCTGGCCATCTGTGTCCGTGGCCAGTGTGTCAAGGCTGGCTGTGACCACGTGGTGGACTCGCCTAGGAAGCTGGACAAATGCGGCGTGTGCGGCGGCAAAGGCAACTCGTGCAGGAAGGTGTCCGGTTCCCTCAACCCCTCCAG TTATGGCTACAATGACATCGTCACCATCCCAGCCGGCGCCACTAACATCGACGTGAAACAGCGGAGCCACCCAGGGATCCAGAACGACGGCAACTACCTGGCCTTGAAGACCGCCGACGGGCAGTACCTGCTCAACGGAAACCTGGCCATCTCCGCCGTGGAACAGGACATCCTGGTGAAGGGCACCATCCTCAAGTACAGCGGCTCCATCACCTCCCTGGAGCGGCTGCAGAGCTTCTGGCCGCTGCCTGAGCCCCTGACCGTGCAGCTCCTGACAGCCCCTGGGGAGCTCTTTCCCCCCAAAGTCAAGTATACCTTCTTTGTCCCTAATGACGTGAACTTCAGCATACAGAGCAGCAAAGAGAGAGCGACGACCAACGTCATCCAGCCCCTGCTCAACGCGCAGTGGGTCCTGGGAGACTGGTCTGAGTGCTCCAGCAGCTGCGGGGCCGGCTGGCAGCGGCGGGCGGTGGAGTGCCGTGACCCCAGAGGCCAGGCCTCCACCACCTGCGACGAGGCTCTGAAGCCTGAGGATGCCAAGCCGTGCGGAAGCCAGCCGTGCGCCCCGTGA